DNA sequence from the Gemmatimonadales bacterium genome:
TGTGCTTGAGCGCGTCGGTCTTGAGCGCCTTGCAGCAGGCGATCCGGTCCACCGCGCCGTCCGGGAAGGTGCGCTTCTCCTCCAGCGCCTGGCGATTCTGGCCGTAGATCATGGTCAGATTCCATTCCAGCGCCAGCCGGTCCCGGTACTCGATCATTTCCGGAATCTTGTAGGAGGTATCGATATGAATCAGCGGGATGGGCACGTGGCCGAAGAAGGCTTTCCTGGCCAGCCACAGCAGGACCGTACTGTCCTTGCCGATGGACCAGAGCATTCCCAGGTTCTTGAAGTTGGCGTACGCCTCCCGGAGAATGTGGACGCTCCGGTTTTCCAGCTGGTCCAGGTGGTCCATGTCGCCTGCCATCAGGTTTGGCCTCCAAGTCGCGCGAGCACTTCGGCCACGCATTGGTCCACGGTCGAGCTGCGCGTATCGAGCGTCAGCTCCGGATGCTCGGGCACCTCGTAGGGATCGTCGATGCCCGTAAAGTGTCGGATCTCGCCCCGCCGAGCGCGGGCATACAGCCCCTTCACGTCCCGCCGCTCGCATTCCTCCAGCGGCGTCGCGACGTAGATCTCGACGAAGTTCGGACAGAGCCTCCGGACGAAGGCGCGGGAGTCCCGGTAGGGCGAGACCAGCGAGGCGATGACCGTGGTTCCGTGCGCCGCCAGCCGGCTCGCCATGTACCCAGTCCGCCGCAAGTGCTCCTCCCGCTCGGCCCGGGTGAAGCCGGTATTGGGGAAGACCTCCCGCAACGCGTCGCCGTCGATGTATTCCACCTCCCCGCCCCGCCGCTCCAGCTCCCGGTGTACCCGGCTGGCGATGGTGCTCTTGCCCGATCCCGACAGCCCGGTAAACCATAACACGGGCGCGGCCGGGTCGGTTCGCGATCCGCCGGACCGGTCATGCATCACAGTCCGATCACGAAGCTGGGGTTTCGCAGGTCGGGCTTGTTGTAGGTGAGGGGCGACGCCCGCTCCCCCTGCATGGCGGACTGGCGGTAGACGCAGTCGCCGGCCGCCACATCCCACTCCATGGTCGGCCCCAGGCGGGGGTAGATGTCGGCCCGTCCTTCGGCCACCCAGCAGAACTTGAGCGAGCTGCCGGCCTTCACCCGGCGGGCCACCGGAACGGTCTTGAGGTACTCCTCCAGCTCGGGCGACGGGTGGGAGAGGCTCTCCACCACCGTGAGCGGTGTGCCGGGGGCGGCGGCGCTCGAGTGGATGCGCTCCGCCGGGGCTGCCCCCGTCTCCCGCCAGGCTCCCCCGCCCTTCACCGCCCAGTACAGGAGGTCGAGGGCCGGCGCGAGCACCACGCCCAGCACCGGCTCGCCGTTCTCGATCAGCGCGATGTTGACGGTGAACTCGGCGCGACGCTTGATGAATTCCTTGGTGCCGTCGAGCGGATCGACCAGCCAGAACCGGCGCCAGCCGCGCCGCACCTCGGACGAGGCCGCCGCGGACTCCTCGGAGACCACCGGCGTCTCCGGATCGAGCCGGCCGAGCCCCTCGAGAATGATGCCGTGCGCCACCTCGTCGGCGAGGGTGACCGGGCTCCGGTCAGCCTTCTCCCGCACCCCGGCGTCACTGGTGCCGTCGTAGTAGACCATCGTCGCGCGACCGGCCTCGCGCGCGAGGCCGGCGATGGCGGACCGCAGCTCGGCCGTTACCATGGCCGGAAGATGACGCCCTTGTCCTGGAGGTGCGCCTTGAGGCGATCCACCGCCTCGGGCACGGCGCCGCCCGGAAGGTGAAGGTCGCAGGTGAGGTCGGTGGTGACGGTGTCGCCGGTCCAGATGGTCTCGATCCAGTCGGGATCGACGGCGGTCTTGATCACCTCGAGGTCGTCCTGGGTGAGCTCCGCGGCCGCGACCACCAGGATGATTCCGGCATCGAGCATGAGGTTGGCCACCTCCGCCAGCCGCCGCATGTGCTCCAGCCGGTTCTCCTGCTTCCGCTCGATGTCGGCATCGACGCCGTAGAGCACGTTACCGATCCCCAGGAAGTAGACCACCTTCCCGTCCTCGAACAGCTTGCCCTCGAGCGCCTTGGCCACGCCCTTCCGGTCGGTCTCGTGCTCGCCGGTGACCAGGATGAGCGCGGCCTTCTGATTGTATTTCTCGGCCCGCCGCTCGGGCTGGATGATGCTGGGCTCCCACTTGTAATTGCGGAGCATCACCCGGTCGCGCACCGCGGCCTGGCGGTCCGGCAGCGCCTCGCGGACGATACCCCCGCCCCGGATCTCGAAGTCGTCGACGATCACGAACCGGCTGGTGGCCGGAATGTCCTCCGCCAGGTCACACGCGATGGCGCGATCAAGCTTGAGCACGCACTCGGCCACGTCGTGCCGCTGGACCATGGTGCGCTGCTCGGCCGAATCCAGCGTCGAGGCGTCCATGACCCGGAGGACCTCCTCGATCCGGGCGGTCACCCGCGCCGTGCCCAGCTTGAGCAGGTACTCCTTCCGCTTGATCATCGGCTCCTTGCCGAGCCAGAAGAGACTCACCCGAAGACGGGTGGTCACCTGGGGGCGCGGCTCGGTCTCCACCGTCGCCATCTCACCCCGGGTGATGTAGATCTGCTCCTGGAGCGTGAAGCCGACGGCCCATCCCGCCTCGGCCCGGGTGGGAGTGGCGCGGTTGAAGGCCTCGATGCTCTTGACCCGGCTCTTTTTGCCCGAGGGATAGAACACCACCGCGTCACCCACCCGTACGGTGCCGGAGTCGATGGTCCCCGAGACGATGCGCCGGTCGTCGCCCTGCTTGGTGAACTTGTAGACGTCCTGGACCGGCATGCGGAAGGGAAGCTCCACCGGCGCGGGCTCGCTGTGGAATGCGTCGAGCGCATCCAGCACCGTCGGTCCGTCGTACCAGGACAGCTGGGGCGAGCGCTCGGCAATGTTGTCCCCGCCCCGGGCGGCCACCGGGATGAAGCTGGCCGGCCGGATGCCGACCTGATCCAGGAAGGCGCCATACTCCTGAACGATCCGGTCATAGACCCCGCGGTCCCACCCGACCAGGTCCATCTTGTTCACCACCACCGACAGCTGCTTGACCCCGAGCAGGGAGACCATGTAGCCGTGCCGACGGGAGTTCTCCTGCACGCCTTCCGCGGCGTCGATCACCAGCAGCGCCGCCTCGGCCCGGGCGGCCCCGGTGATCATGTTCTTCAGGAACTCGATATGCCCGGGCGCGTCGAGGATCAGGTAGTGCCGCAGGCGACTCTTGAAGAACACCCGGGCCGCATCGATGGTGATGCCCTGGGCCTGCTCGTCCTTGAGCGCATCGAGCAGGAAGGCATACTCGAAGGGCTTCGAGTTGAGCTCGCACTGGGCCCGGATCTGCTCGAGCTTCCCCTCGGGCAGCGAGTGGGTGTCGGCCAGGAGGCGGCCGATGACCGTGCTCTTCCCATGGTCCACATGGCCGACGATGACGATGTTCATCCGCCGGGTTCCGGGCGGCGCGGCAACCTGCGGCTCGAGCGAAGCGATGGAAGACGACATGCTGGTGGGATATTCCTCCGTCAGCGTGGAAAAGTCGGCCGTGCCGGCGACCCCTACCGGAGTCTACACGCGCGTCGGTGGAGCAGTGACGGCCCCGAGCGGCCGGCCTGCCCACGCAGCGCTGCATCTGGTGAAATGGAAAGGCCCGCGCCTCCCCCGGGCGCGCCGGCCCGCGCGCCCGGATGAGAGGTCATTCCTTCTCGGCTACGTACTCGTAGGGATAGTAGTAGTCCCCATATTGCGAGACCTCGCCCTTGGGATCGTTCAGCACCGCGCCCACGACGCGCGCGCCACCCTGTGCCAGCTGCTGGTAGGCCCGCTGCGCCGCCGAGCGATCGGTCTGCCCGGCCCGGACCACCAGCAGCACGCCGTCCGCCAGGCTCCCCAGGATGCCGGCATCCGCAGTCGCCAGGACCGGCGGCGTGTCCAGGATGACGAGGTCGAAGCGCTGATTGAGCTCCTTGAGCAGCGATCTCATGCGGATCCCGCTGAGCAGATTCGAGGCGCTGGTGGGCAGCGCGCCGCAGCTCAGCAGCGTCAGGCCACGGATCGGCGTGGGCCGCAGTGCGTGCGCCAGCGGATCATCCCCGTCGGACTCGCCGATGTTGAAGGACAGTGACCCGACCGTCCCGCCGCCGCCGCCGTTGGGCGGAGCGAGGAGGTCGAGCAGCCCGGGGCTGCGCGGCACCCGGAAGAGGCCGTGCAGCCGGGGCCGGCGCACGTCGCAGTCGACCAGCAGGACCTGGAGTCCGTCGTGGGCGAAGCTCGCCGAGAGGTTGGCGGCAGTCAGCGTCTTCCCTTCTCCCGGGGCGGCGCTGGTCACCATCAGCGTCTTGAGCTGGTCCGCCCCATCGGACCAGATGAGGCTGGTCCGGAGCATCCGGAAGGCCTCGGTGCCGATCGAGAACGGCTGCGCCACGGTGCCGATGGCTTCGGCGGCGGACTTGGGCAACTGCGGAGTCTTCTTGCCCCTCATCAGGCGGGCCCGACCGACGCCCGGCCCGGAGGTGAGCCGGGGGATGACGGCCAGTCCAGGAATGTGCAGCGCGGCCTCGATATCCTCGGGCTTGCGGATCGAGGTATTCAACGCTTCGAGCAGGAAGGCCAGACCCGCGCCGAGCAGCAGCCCCAGCACCAGGCCGATCGCGAACTTGATGGACGCGATGGTCCAGAGTGCGGAATAGGGCAGCTCGGCGAGATCGACGATGTCGACGTCGCCCGCCTCGACCGCTTCGGCCATGCGGGCGCGCTGATAATCTTGCCGAATCTGCTCGCCCACGTTGCTCAGCGCCTGAACCCGGCTGGTGAGCCGCAGCTCCTCTTCGACCATCGCGGGCAGCACCTGGATCGACTGGCCGCTCTGCCGCCGCAGGTTATTCAGCGCGTTGACCCGGGCATCGAGCGAGCCCAGATGGGCGCTCACCGCCTGGCTCAGCTGGTCCTGCGAGGTCCTGATCAGCCCGCGAAGGGCCACGAGGTCGGGGTTCGTGGGAGCCGCCGCAAACTGTCCCGTGGTCATCGAGTCGACGCGGTACTGATAAGTGTTGAGCCGCTGATAGAGGCCGCCGATCGCCGGATTGTCTCCCAGCGCGGGTGATCCGGCCAGCGCCCGGATCGCCTCGGCACGGGCCTCGTCGTTGCCGGTCTTGAGCTGCTTCAGCAGGGTGGCGTACGTGCTCCGGTCGGCCTCCAGCTGCGAGCGCTGCGCGTCCAGCTGGATCAAAGCGCTCTGGGCCGCGTCGAGCTTGTTCCCCGAGCTGGCCAGCTGCTGCCGGCTGCGGAACGCGGCCAGCTGGGCTTGCGCCCGGGCCAGCGTGCTGTCCGTCTGGGCCAGCTGCTCCTCCAGAAATTCGCGCCGGCGGCGGGACTTCTCGGTGGCCCACTGGATGTTGAAGCTCTGGAAGAGCTGGACGGTCCGATTGACGATCTGCTGCGCCAGCCGCGGGTCGGTGGACACGAAGCTCACGTCGATCAGGTCGGTCTCGAGCCGCGGGTTCACCACCAGCGTAGCGGACAGCCAATCGATCGTGGCCTCGCGGGAGGCGATCCCCAGGATGGCGCCGGGGATGGCCGGTCTTCCATTTACGGCAAAGCGGACCGGGCCCAGGGCCAGGACCTGGCCGTAGGCGCCGTTGGCGACCCGGCCGCCGTAGCGGGCGGTCACCCGGTCGGGGGCGAACTCCAGAAAGACCGAGTCAGCCGGCGCGCGAGGATCGATCTTGACCTGGGAGATCTGGCTGGCGGCGAACTCCGGGGTCCATGACTTGAGCTGGAGGCCCAGAGTATCGACCACCGCGCCCAGGACGCTTCGGCTCCGGACCAGCTGTACCAGCGAGAGGATCGGGTCGGTGGTCCGGGAGACGGCCGGCTCGGGCGTCTCCACTCCGCCGGTCAGCGACCGGCGCTCGTCGGCCACCCGAAGGACGGCCTTGGCCTGATAGGCGGGCGGCTCCCGGTAGGCGAGAAACGCTCCCGCGCCCGCGCCCAGCATGGCCACCAGCAGAATCACCCGATAGCGCCGGCGCACCACCCCAAGGATCTGGCGGAAGGAGATTTCACCCGCCGGCCGGGGCGCGTACCCCGGTGGCGGCTCTGGGGCCATCACTGAGCCGTGGAGCAGTCGCGTCTCGGGATGAAATTCGCTCATGATCGTGGCTACCGGTTGATGCGGTCGATGAGAAGCCCGACCGAGGCGACCGACCCGATGAGGCCGAGCGTCGGCAAGAAGATGTCTTTCACGAACGACTTCTTGCGGTCGACGACGATCTGGTCGCCCGACCGCACCGGGGACTGAGCGAGACGGTCCTCGGGATCCTGGAGATTGGCATAGAACACCCGCTGGTTTCCGCTCGGTTCATTGCGGATTACGCGGATATGGCTCCGATTGGCGAACTGGGTGGTACCGCCCGCCCGGGCCACCGCCTCGGCGACCGAGGTCCCCGGCTGGGTCGCGAACACCAGCGGCCGGGGCACCTCACCCGAGACGGACAGGTGGAGCAGCGGCTCCATCACGAACTGCGGGTTCTGGTCGTATTGGCTCAGATACCGGCGGAGGTTCGCCTCGGCGGTGGCCAGCGGAACCCCGGCGATCTTGACGTCGCGGAACAATGGATGACTGACAGTTCCATCGGGAGAAATCACGAAGTCACCGCTGAACTCGGGCTTGCGCCAGACCACGATCCGTACCGAATCCCCCGGCGAGAGCGTCATCTGGTCGGCGGCTGCGGGGACGGTCTGGGCCGAGAGGCTCCGAGCGCCCAGCATCATCGCCGAGGCGAGAGACAGCAGTGAGAGGTATCGCATAGGCCTCGAACCTAGTGGGTGATATTGCCCGAGTTCCGTGGGTCAGGACACGCTCGCACTGCCAAAGCCCCTCACGAACCCCCAGGAAGCGGCGCGACGGCGCACTAAACATGCCCAGGCGGCCGCATCCTGAGACCGGCGGGTGCTCGCCGGCCGCCGGTAAGGCAATGTATCGACAATGCTTCCAAAAGAGCAGCAGGAGGGGGGTTTAGCCGATCCCCTGCAAGGCTGATCTCCCCCAACGCCCGCTTGACGCCAGAGGGGCGCTGACCAGGGTGTTGCCAGCCGGCCACACCCCGGGGTCGACGGCGTTCCAAGGCACCGGTCAGCCGGTCTTCCAGTCGCCGTCGTCGTCCAAGGGGGGGATCATGGCGTTTGACCCTCCCAGCACGTCCCGGTAGACGGCAAGCGTCCTGTCCACCGAGCGGCTCAGAGTGAAGAGCTGCTGGTACCGAGCGCGCCCCCGGGTGCCCAGGCGCACTCGTTCGGCGGGCGAGACCAGCAGTCGGGCAAGACGATCCCGCAGCTGATCCGCGTCCCCGCGAGCTATCAGATAACCGGTCTCCTGATCCAGCACGGATTCCCCGACCCCGCCGACCGACGACGCCACGACCGGGAGGCTGGCCCGCATGGCCTCGAGGAT
Encoded proteins:
- a CDS encoding GTP-binding protein; translation: MSSSIASLEPQVAAPPGTRRMNIVIVGHVDHGKSTVIGRLLADTHSLPEGKLEQIRAQCELNSKPFEYAFLLDALKDEQAQGITIDAARVFFKSRLRHYLILDAPGHIEFLKNMITGAARAEAALLVIDAAEGVQENSRRHGYMVSLLGVKQLSVVVNKMDLVGWDRGVYDRIVQEYGAFLDQVGIRPASFIPVAARGGDNIAERSPQLSWYDGPTVLDALDAFHSEPAPVELPFRMPVQDVYKFTKQGDDRRIVSGTIDSGTVRVGDAVVFYPSGKKSRVKSIEAFNRATPTRAEAGWAVGFTLQEQIYITRGEMATVETEPRPQVTTRLRVSLFWLGKEPMIKRKEYLLKLGTARVTARIEEVLRVMDASTLDSAEQRTMVQRHDVAECVLKLDRAIACDLAEDIPATSRFVIVDDFEIRGGGIVREALPDRQAAVRDRVMLRNYKWEPSIIQPERRAEKYNQKAALILVTGEHETDRKGVAKALEGKLFEDGKVVYFLGIGNVLYGVDADIERKQENRLEHMRRLAEVANLMLDAGIILVVAAAELTQDDLEVIKTAVDPDWIETIWTGDTVTTDLTCDLHLPGGAVPEAVDRLKAHLQDKGVIFRPW
- a CDS encoding Wzz/FepE/Etk N-terminal domain-containing protein — encoded protein: MSEFHPETRLLHGSVMAPEPPPGYAPRPAGEISFRQILGVVRRRYRVILLVAMLGAGAGAFLAYREPPAYQAKAVLRVADERRSLTGGVETPEPAVSRTTDPILSLVQLVRSRSVLGAVVDTLGLQLKSWTPEFAASQISQVKIDPRAPADSVFLEFAPDRVTARYGGRVANGAYGQVLALGPVRFAVNGRPAIPGAILGIASREATIDWLSATLVVNPRLETDLIDVSFVSTDPRLAQQIVNRTVQLFQSFNIQWATEKSRRRREFLEEQLAQTDSTLARAQAQLAAFRSRQQLASSGNKLDAAQSALIQLDAQRSQLEADRSTYATLLKQLKTGNDEARAEAIRALAGSPALGDNPAIGGLYQRLNTYQYRVDSMTTGQFAAAPTNPDLVALRGLIRTSQDQLSQAVSAHLGSLDARVNALNNLRRQSGQSIQVLPAMVEEELRLTSRVQALSNVGEQIRQDYQRARMAEAVEAGDVDIVDLAELPYSALWTIASIKFAIGLVLGLLLGAGLAFLLEALNTSIRKPEDIEAALHIPGLAVIPRLTSGPGVGRARLMRGKKTPQLPKSAAEAIGTVAQPFSIGTEAFRMLRTSLIWSDGADQLKTLMVTSAAPGEGKTLTAANLSASFAHDGLQVLLVDCDVRRPRLHGLFRVPRSPGLLDLLAPPNGGGGGTVGSLSFNIGESDGDDPLAHALRPTPIRGLTLLSCGALPTSASNLLSGIRMRSLLKELNQRFDLVILDTPPVLATADAGILGSLADGVLLVVRAGQTDRSAAQRAYQQLAQGGARVVGAVLNDPKGEVSQYGDYYYPYEYVAEKE
- a CDS encoding polysaccharide biosynthesis/export family protein, which gives rise to MRYLSLLSLASAMMLGARSLSAQTVPAAADQMTLSPGDSVRIVVWRKPEFSGDFVISPDGTVSHPLFRDVKIAGVPLATAEANLRRYLSQYDQNPQFVMEPLLHLSVSGEVPRPLVFATQPGTSVAEAVARAGGTTQFANRSHIRVIRNEPSGNQRVFYANLQDPEDRLAQSPVRSGDQIVVDRKKSFVKDIFLPTLGLIGSVASVGLLIDRINR
- the cysC gene encoding adenylyl-sulfate kinase codes for the protein MHDRSGGSRTDPAAPVLWFTGLSGSGKSTIASRVHRELERRGGEVEYIDGDALREVFPNTGFTRAEREEHLRRTGYMASRLAAHGTTVIASLVSPYRDSRAFVRRLCPNFVEIYVATPLEECERRDVKGLYARARRGEIRHFTGIDDPYEVPEHPELTLDTRSSTVDQCVAEVLARLGGQT
- the cysQ gene encoding 3'(2'),5'-bisphosphate nucleotidase CysQ produces the protein MVTAELRSAIAGLAREAGRATMVYYDGTSDAGVREKADRSPVTLADEVAHGIILEGLGRLDPETPVVSEESAAASSEVRRGWRRFWLVDPLDGTKEFIKRRAEFTVNIALIENGEPVLGVVLAPALDLLYWAVKGGGAWRETGAAPAERIHSSAAAPGTPLTVVESLSHPSPELEEYLKTVPVARRVKAGSSLKFCWVAEGRADIYPRLGPTMEWDVAAGDCVYRQSAMQGERASPLTYNKPDLRNPSFVIGL